ATTGTTGCTGTATTTATTTTTTTAGCCGTCAATGCGATATCTGCCGATATTGTTACATTTGAGAAAGAATACACATATCAGTCAAGTGAGATTGACAGCGAGGTTTCATGCAGGATAATTGCGCTGAAACAGGTGAAAAGACTTCTTATTGAGGAAATTAAAAATTATCTTGAAAGCAGAGGACTCACAAAGGATTTGCATCTGACAAAAGACCGGATTACCACCATAATTGCAGGGGCAGTCAGTGTTGAGATAATAGATGAAAAATGGGATGAGAAGAAATATTTTATTAAAGCCAAAATTTCAGCCAATCCGGACATTACAATCAGAATTATTGATTTCATCCGCAGCGGCGAACAAAGGATGAAAGAATTGGAGGCAGTGGACAAAAAATCAGCAGATTTTTTTATGGAACTTGAAAAATTGAGAAAAGAACTGCAGGCGGTTAAGACTGATAGCAACGAGCCCGGACTGAGAGATAAAAAGATAATTGCTCAATATAATGAAACTGCAAGGAAATTAGGTGCAACCTACTGGTTTGAACAAGGATATATTGCCGTAATAACAGCCAATCACAAAGAAATAATAGATGCCTTTACAAAAACCATTGAACTTGACCCCGGATATACAGAGGCTTATCGTCAACGCGGGACTGCTTATGTGATGTTGAGTAAATTTCAAGAAGCAGTCAGTGATCTTGACAAGGTTATTGAGCAGGACCCCCAAGATGAATGGGCTTATAATAACCGCGGGTTTGCTTTTAAGGAATTAGGCAGATACCGTGAAGCAATCAAAGATTTAACGCGGGCAGTAGAACTGAATCCCGAACTTCAAATTTATTATAACCGTGGAATTGCTTATATTAATACCGGCAAATATCAGGAGGCGCTTAAGGACTTTGACAAGGCGATTGAACAAAACCCAAAAAATGAAAAGAATTACTATAACCGGGGGATTGCTTACAGAGAATTAGGCAGATATCAGGAGGCAATTAAGGACTTTGACAAAGCCATTGAGATGTTTCCCGGATATGCGCTGGCTTATAACAGCAGGGGGCTTGCCTACGGCAAATCTGGAAAATATAAAGAGGCTATTAAGGATTTTAACAAGGCTATTGAACTAAATCCAAAAGATGCAGAGGCTTTTAATAACCATGGAGTTGCAAATTTCAGCCTTGGCAAAGAAAAAGAGGCTGTCAAGGATTTTAAAAAAGCGGCAAAATTAGGGCATAAAGGCGCACAGGAGTATCTGAAATCACGGGGCATCAAGTGGGAATGACCGCTACAAAATCTTTCCCTTCCTGCTGAAAAACTCGCTTAGCGCAAGCCTAATCACAGCGCCCTTGGACCATTTCTGACCTGTTTCTTTTGAATAATCCTTTGCAAGCTCTTTAAGCGCCTCAAGGACTTCTTCCTCAAGATAAGCAGAAACCTTCTTCAGTTTTTCATGGTCAGTGCTCATAAGAATATTATACATCTTCAGCATGTATATAGTTAGTGAGCAGGCATAAATACCCTCTAAATTCCAGGAAAACAGTAAAATTATTGAATGTCATGCTGCAAATTTTGTGGTTTTTGCTCAGGACTATTGAATAGAAGGCAGCATGACTTTAATGTACTGCCCTGAAATTCTTCAGACATCCATCCCTGCTTGTCTTACACGCAGGGATGAACGCTTGAAGCGGCAGGTATAGGTATCTGAAAAAGCTTTAGAGCAACACCGCTGAATGTCATGTTGCCTTTTTGGGATGTTGGTTTAAAGAGAAGACTTTAAAGTTTGCAACATGACTTGTTATTATTATTGTTGCGTTCTAAAGATTTTGAAGGTATCTATACCTGTCGCCAATAGCTATAATTATTTGTGTTTTTCAGAGTTCCATGGCGCGAATTTCACAAGAAGCAGTATCCCCGGAACTGCTATTAAAGTGCACACAATAAAAAAACCTTCCCATCCGGTGTTTTTTGCCAGAAAACCCGTAGGCGCTGAGGCAAGCACCCTCGGAACTCCCATGAGACTGCTTAAAAGCGCATATTGTGTTGCGGTAAACTTTTTATTCGTGATGCTTGCCATGAAAGCGACATATGCGGTTGTGCCCATGCCGCCTGTCAGGTTCTCAAAGCCGATTACTGCGGACAATGCAGGCAGGCTGTGCCCGATGCGCGCAAGTACGGCAAAGCCGGCGGTAGATACAGCCTGAAGAAAACCAAATATCCACAGCGAGCGGTTGATCCCGAGCCTGAGCATGATTATTCCGCCCGTGAGACTGCCTGCGATTGTAGCCCAGAAACCAAACAATTTGACTATGGCCCCGATTTCTGTTTTCGTAAAACCCAGGTCCAGATAAAAGGGCGTTGTCATTGCGCTTGCCATGGTGTCGCCGATTTTGTATAAGAGTATAAATGCCAGCATCCATAATGCACCCTGACGGCTGAAATATTCCCTGAGAGGATTTAAAACAGCATCTCTTAAACTCGCGGGCGGAGCAACTGCAACTTGGGGTTCTCTTACCGTCAATGTGGTTATGCCTCCGATTAGCATACAGCCTGCCATTATTATATAAACCATGCGAAATGACATGTAATCTGCCATTATCAATCCGCCGCCTGAAGCCAGAAGCATTCCCACGCGGTATCCGTTGACATATAATGAAGACCCAAGCCCCAATTCTTCATCAGCTAAGTCCTCCCTACGGTAGGCATCCACAACAATATCCTGAGAGGCGCTGAAGAAGGTCACAAGGAGCGCTGCAGAGGCTAACATCCATGGATTTTTTACGGGGTCAGTGAAAGCAAGCGCGACAACAGATAAAATTAAAAAAAACTGCGCCATAAGCATCCAACCTCTCCGTCTGCCCAGAAACGGCAGGGTAAAGCGGTCAAGCAAGGGAGCCCATAGGAATTTTATTGTATATGGCAGACCGACAAGCGCCATCAGCCCTATTAGCGTCAGATCTACCCCCTCTTCCTTCATCCAGGCCTGCAGTACTGTTATGGTTAAAAGCAGGGGCAGGCCGCAGGCAAAACCCATGACAAAGGCTGTCAGCATGCGGCTGCTGAAAATTGATTTCAGAATGGGTTTGCGTTTTTCAGATAGCATCGTATCTCAATAGTTTTGTCTTTGAGGACGCAGACATTGCTCAAAAATTTATTTAACCTGATGATGATATTGAAAGTATCTTTAAACGCTGATAATTAATATTTACCGTCAAACATTAGTTAAATGTGCGTTAAGGTATCAGAAAATAAATTTTTTCTCAACATCTGCATCCTCCGTATTCTATAGAAAATTTTGGTCTTAAAATAATCATTCCCGGTTTATTCCTTATGTACTCCCTGAAATTCTGCTCAACCACCTTTCCCTTTTCAGAGGAGGCGTGTCTTAAATTGACTGCATTGCCGTTTTTAATAATAATCCCGACATGCGAAACATCAAGCCCCTGCATATCCGAATATATCCCCGCATAATCGCCTGTCTTGATTTTATCCATCACAGCATCATCAATAACGCCTGAAGGAATATATTTAATCTCTCTCCGAACAGGCTTAATGCCGTTTATAAAAAATGTGCCGTCTGCTTTTTTATTCAGGATTTTAGCGATGATTTTTGTCTTTCTGCCGCCGGTTTTTGCCGTAACATCATCAATAAACTCCGAATTAAACTCTCTCCAGTCTGTAAAAAAGTGATTTCTGTTTTCAAACGCTATTTTCCCGTTTCTGTACCTTACATTTTTTAGATTTTCCATAAATTCAGAAAATGAGCCTGACAGCCGCATTGACTCTATGTAATCAAGATAGGTAAAGCAGTCAATGCCTGAAAGATTTACCGCAAGAACTTCCGGAATATCAGCACTGCCGGTTAGAGTGGATTCTTTATAATCAATATTAAGAAAATGCCGTGAAAGAAAATCTATGCGCGCGCCGGTGTCTTTAATTTTCGCGGATTGATGCAGTAAGCTGTCAAGTTTATTCTGAGTCCATTTGCCTAAAGTGATATGCACGAAGTTATTTTATTATATCCGCCGTGAAAGTATAAAGCTGCGAATTTTTCCACGCATCTTTCGGAAGCCCTGCCTTAAGCGAGACATTTTCAAGGAATGCGTTTACATCCCATTTATATTCCGTTGCGACCTGCGGAAGCAGTATGCCTGAATTTTCTCCGCTGACAATAAACAGCCCGTGAACGCCAATTTTTATATCTTTAATATTTTGTAAAGCTACAAGCGGCGAGAGCACGGTTACCTCCACTTCCATATCATTTAATTCCTCTGCTCTCACAGGCGAGAACCTGTAATCTTTTGATGCCGCCGATACCGCATTTCTGATTACAGACTGATACAGGGGCATGAAGGGCTGAATATTGCCTATACAGCCGCGGAGATTGCCCTGCCTGTTTATAGTGACAAAGGTGGCTCCGTTTGCCATCAGCCTCGGGTCTTTTGTTTCAGCCTGCAAGACTTCGTTGTGTTTGACATAATGGAGAATTGTATTTTTGGCAAGTGAAAGGATCTCTTTTTTTTGCGCCTCTGTAAGCGTGCTCATGTACAAACCCATTGCAGAATATCCTACGACCCGGTTTTTATCATTAGTCACATCTCCTGAGTTTGCGTATTTATAAACAACGCCGTTCGTGGCGCCTAATGCCCTTGCAACCGCCATGGTGAACATCACGGGAAATCCTCCGCACATCTCTCCCTGACCGCTTGCCATAAGCCTCTCAACCTCTTCTGTGGACAACCTGCTTATTGCGTCAATGGTTTTGCTATCCATATTGACAGCGGTTTCATAGTCATGGTAATGAGAAAGGTCAGTGCTTGCAATGATTATTGCCTTTTCATTTTTCCTGAGTATTTCTGTCAGCTTTTCCGTAAGGAATTGAAAAGACTCCCTTGTCGGCGAGCCGATAAGAATGGGGACGATGCTGAAATTTTTCAATGACTGCTGAAGAAATGGCATCTGCACCTCAAGCGAATGTTCTTTTTCAAAGGCAGCAGGGTAAAAGGCGACATTTGCCTTTTCGTTTATCAGGGATTTTGCGATTTTTTTATTAATCGCTATTTTCCCGAGAGGCGTCTTCATACTGCCTTTGGTATATACGGACGCGCCTGTAAAGGTACTGTAATGGCTTGGGCCTATGAGAATGACTGTATCAACATCACGTTCTTTTAAATGCCTGTAAGAGTAGGCGGCGACATGCCCTGAAAACTCATACCCTGCATGCGGGGATATGAGCGCGATTAGCCTGCCGTCAACTGGTTTGTATTCAGCCGCTGAAAGAAAGCCGTCAACCATTTCCTTCAGGGTCTTGGCATCAGCCGGATAAAAGGCCCCTGCAACAGATGGTTCTTTTACCTTTCCCTCACATCCGGAAACAATGAACAGCAAACAGCAGACAGTGAACAGTAAACAGTGAACGGTGAACAGTGAACTGTTTACTGTGAACTTACTAAGTCTCATCTGTATTCCTCCAGAACATAGCTTTCTTGGGTTCGGATTTTACAGCGGGTTTAATCTTTTTATAAAAAAGGCTGACGAGCCCGCCTAAAAGAAAGAAACCTAAAAAATCTCTCCTTGTCATGATATTAACCCCCAAACCTTTTCTGAAGCAGACATAAATTCCCTCAAAAATTTTAGAATGCAAAAATTTATTAAGTTTTCAATACCCAATTCCGAAAGTCTTCGGGACCGTGGGGTTTCCTTATACTTCCCTCCACCTTGACGGGGGAGGGCGAGGGTGGGGGTGATTAAGATGCTGTTTCCACCCTCCCCTTCATCCCCTCCCGTCAAGGGAGGGGAGACTTTAGGATACCCTGCGATATTCGCCATTTCTCTAAAATTATTGCTATCCCTCATCCCCATACCCCCGGAATGACAGCACCGCAGAATCTGCACCTGCCTCCGGAAATATTATTCCGCATAACTGCATAACCGATTCTCGCAATCAGAAGCTGTTTGCAGTGATGACAGTATGTGTTCTCAGCATCGCTCCGCATATTGCCGATATAAACGTATCTGAGCCCTGCATCCATTGCCGCTGAGTGCGCATCCCTCAGCGTCTCAACAGGTGTAGGGGGCAGATTGGTTAATTTATAATACGGGAAAAACCTTGAAAAGTGTATCGGGATGTCGGCGCCGAGGTTTTTAACAATCCACCTGCACATCTCCGTTATAGTTTTTACATCATCATTAAGAGTAGGGATAACGAGATTGGTAATCTCAAGCCATACACCTTCCCGTCTAAGCGTTACAAGAGTATCCAGCACGGGTTTCAGCATTCCCCCGCATATCCTGTTGTAAAAATCCTCTGTAAATGCCTTCAGGTCCACGTCTGCCGCATCCATATATTTTGAAAGCTCCCTCAGCGGTTTTTCATTAATATAACCGCATGTGTGCATAGTGTTTTTCACATTAAAATTCCGGGCGATTTTAGCAGTATCAAACATGTATTCATAAAATACAGTCGGCTCAGTGTAGGTGTAGGTTATGGTCCTGCAGTTGTTGAACATTGCCTGCCTTACGACTTCGTCAGGAGGCAGGTCAAGGTTATCGGCGTCTTCAGGCTTTGCCTGAGATATCTGCCAGTTCTGGCAGAACTTGCATCCGAGCACACAGCCTGCAGTTGCAATTGAAAATGCCGTTGTTGCGGGAAGGAAGTGATAAAACGGCTTTTTCTCAATGGGGTCAATGGCGACTGAACACGGCTTTCCGTACACAAGGCTGTAAAGGACGCCGCCTTTGTTAATCCTTGCCCTGCATCCGCCAACCTGATAATCCTCAAGCAGGCATTCCGTGGGGCAAAGCTCGCACAGCACCTTCTTGCTCATGCTTAATTATAACTTAAAAAGGCTATTAACCACAGAGGACACAGGAAAAATATTCATTGTAAATTTATCATTGCAAAGTTAGCATTTTAAAATTTGCAATTTGAAATGATAATTGATAATTTTGCAATAATATTGTGGCAAGGACCGGTCTATTCCTTCTCCCGCCAGTACATCCCCTTATGCAGGCTCAGCCCTTTTTGAGAAATCACATTCTCATAATAAACCTTTCGCTCAAGATAGCCTTCTATCCCTGGCATTAGATACTCCTGAAGAATGTTATAAGAGAGCGTCAGGGCTATGAGAATTGCCGAAAAATATGTTAAAAGCTTAAATTTCCTTTCGTTGTTCATGTGCGATTATTTTTTCGCAAACATATCATTAAAAGAAACAGTTTTTAATTTCCCGGCTTTATAGGCTTTCAGTCTTTTCTCTGCTTCCTCTGCCCAAATTTTTTCAATTTCAGGGTCTGGAACATCCAGGCTTTTCATTAAGGCTTCAATCACTATGGATTTTTCCGCTGGTTTAAGGTGCAATGCTTTTGATATTATTTCTTTTGTTGGCGACATAATTTTTACCTCCCAAATATCTTTTATGTTCTGATAAATTATAGCATAAATTTACAAACTTAATTATAAGAATCCTGCGAGTTGGGTTGTACGGGTTAGGTCTTGAAATATAAGGCTGTATCAGAAAGGATATTCGTTGAGAGATACAACGGATTATTTAGACGTTCATTGCTGCTGTTGTCAGTAAGATGATAATAAAAACAGAATAAAAATGATATTTCAAGATCTGACCCCAATCCCCGACCCCAATCCCCACGTTAAAAGAATTTACACAAAAGTCTTGACACTACCTAAAGCGGTTTCCACGCCCGACGATTAACTTTGCTTTACTTTATATGATATAAGTAAAGCAAGGGAAGGAGGTGTTTTTATGCAGACTGTGCGGCTTAGCTCAAAGAACCAAATAGTTATTCCCAAAGAGGCGCGTGAGGCAATGAAGCTTAAAGGACAGGATGAGCTTCTTGTTATTGTGAAAGGTGATGTTACTATAATTATGCCTAAGCCTAAAAGTTATAGAAAAGACCTCTCAGGCGCAGGCAAAGGGATATACGCAAAGGCATATCTTCACAAGGAACGGAAGTCTTGGTAAAACATTTTTACTTTACTTGTTCATACTAATTACTATCCACTGTTTACTATTCACTGCCTTTATAACACCTATTGCATCTGATGCACTCTGATATGTGCGGAGACGGTTTATTTCCCATCGGGCAGTCATGCCTGCTCGGGTAGCCGTCAGCCTTTCTTGAAAATAGCCCTGTAAATGCCGCAACAGGGCACAGATACCTGCACCAGAAGCGCTCTACTTTCAGATTTGCAATAAGCGACACGGCAACCAGCGTCCATGTAAAAACATTTCCGCTGAATGAAAACAGGGTTACATATGTTTCATAATTTCCGTAATCAATTCTTTTGCTGATAAAAACAATAGCTATAATCACCCCAAGCAGGACATATTTTAATCTGCGCCATTTATCATCAGTTTCTTTCGGGACCTCCCATTTTTTAAACGGAAGCCTGCCTGCAAATTCGCACAATGCGCCAAACGGGCACAGCCATCCGCAGTAGAATCTTCCCGCAATAATTATTGACAGTATTGTGCTTCCGGCTGTTACATACCAGATGATTGCAGAAGAGTGTCTGAGAAGCAGGAGGTTAAAAACATGCAGAATTGAAAAAGGACTTGAAAGATATAAACCAATAATGATTATTCCTGCAAGCAAAGTGATGTCGCGCGACTTTAAAAATTTCTTTGAGCGCCTTGCCGCAAAATAGAAAGTCAGCGACGCTAAAAACAATAACAAATACCATATCCAGTTAATGTCTGTCGTCATGACCGCTTCTTCTGCGCCGGCAGTTAATCCGTAGACGTTTAATGCGATTATTCTTGAGGAGTTTTTTATGGACTTTGCCAGCGCTGTAACGCTTACAGTGGCCCTGCTTATGCCGTCAATGTCTTTGTCAATTTCAAACGGGTCGCTGATGCTTTTGCCTATGAACCGGTTAAGATATTGCGGGCTTTCCATGTAATGAACGTAATTTTTTGTCTCGCTGTGTCCGATAATTTTTATCCCTGTAATTTTCCCTTCCCTATTTAATGAAATTAGAGTTTTTATCGGGCCTGCATATCCTCTGATAGAGGGCATAATGTCATAAGTATTAAATGCTGCAATGCCTTCATCTGAAAAATAATGAGGGGGAGCGCCGCCTTTTTCGGCAAATGTGATGTCAGGCGCAATATCTTTGAGAAATTTCCTTTCATCAATGAATTCCTCAGGATGCAGGAGGTATCCTAAAATGAGTGAGACGATTGCTGTGAGAAGCAGAATTATTCTAATTTTTTTCATGTTTGACTCTTTATGTTTTATACAACGGCATACATGTCCTTAAAACTTTAAGAATACAACAATGATTATTATCTGTCATGCTGCAAAAATTTTTAAGTATTTGCCCTGAGCTATGTGTAAAAAGGCAGCATGACACTAATGTGTTGCCTTAAAGTTTTGCAGACATATATACCGTTGTTGTCCATTCTGAACCTTGTATTTAAACACAATACTAAATCCCCTCTTTAATGGAAAAGAGCAATGCCAGCGATGATAGTTTTAATAATGCCACAAACAGGAGTGTATTTTGAATCCCCAGCAAGGGCACAAAAAATATTGCCGTAAGAAATGCTCCTAAGAATGACCCTGCAAGGTCCAGGGCATAAAGTTTTCCGGCAATATTTGATAATCCCCCAATCTCCCCTAAAAATTTATTTGCCGCCACAAATTCCGCGCCTGCAATCAGCCCGCCTGAAAAACTGAGCAGATAGAAAACAAATTCGTCTTTAAAAAAAAGCGGAGAAGTGATTAACAGCAAAATAGTCAAAACTTCGCATGTCTTCAGCCTGAATAAAGATTTTTTCATATGTTTTGTAATATATGCGCCTGCCGCAATTCCTGCCATAAAAGTCGCTGTGAGTATGCCTATCATTTCATATATGTATCCGAATGCCGACTGATAAGTCAGGATTATCACTATTGAAAAAGCCATAGCCGAGTATCCCGTAGTAAAAATGGAGTAGTGCGCTGACTGAACTTTTTTACGCAAAACAAATACAGCAGTGATGAGCATGATGATTGCCGCCGCTATAAGCCATTTTTCGTATTCAGGCACGGACATGAGCATATCAATCTTCTGCGCCTCTGCCCACAGCATCAGGTTATAAAGATAAGCGGCGGGACGCAGATCATTATTTACAGCCTTCGTCTTTCCGAGCCGTTCTTCCAGCGCCCTGACCTTTAACGGAGAGAAGGCATCTTTTATGATGTAAGGATGAAAATATTTTGTGCCGATTATTTTTTTGGAGAACCTGCTTTCAAGCATTTCCGGTCTCGTGTCCATAAAACTATCCGAGGCAAGCATGATACCGTATTCTTCAGAAGATACACTGACATTTTTAAAGACGCTTTTTAATGAATTAAAAACAGAGCCGTTTGCAATCTGCATCCTTTTCCCGACATAGCCCGATGATGTGGGAAGAGACAGGGAAAGCATACCGCCCTGTCGCAGGACCTTGTGAGCTTCTTTGAAAAACTCAACAGTATAAAACCTGTTAATACCGGCAGTGGAGGGTTCAGGCAGGTTGAGAACAACAAGGTCGTACCGGGTATTTTGAAGAGTCTTAATAAATTTTCTTGCGTCTGCTGTTATTATCCGGAGCCTTTTATCATTCAGTATATTTCTGTCCTCCGGACTGAGTATTCCAAAAGAAACATTTATCATCTCAGGGTCTATCTCAATGAAGTCAATCCTTGAAGCGCTGTATTTTAAAAATTCCCTTAATACTGAGGGAGAGCCGCCGATTACAATTACATCCTGAATATTTTGTGAAGGATGAGCTGACACCGTCAGGTGAGCTTTTATCTCTTCTGTCTGAGGGTCGGGGTATGAAAACTGAAATTTGCCTAAAGAATAGACATTAAACTGCTCTCTGATTTTTAAGACCGCAATCTCTCCGTATCGCGATTCCACTTTTTTAATGAGTTGGAGGCCTTTTAATTGGCTCAGCAGCGACAGATCTATTCTATTGATTCCGGCATACAGGGCAAGCGGGATTAACAGCAGTGCGATTAAAAAGCGTTTTTTTATGAGCAGCAGCGCGATTATACAGTTCAGGATGCTTATTGACAGGGAAAGCGTTAATGCATTTACTCTGCCTGACAGCAGTAATACAAATAATATCCCTCCTGTAAATGCTCCTGCTGCCTCAATGCCGTATACCTTTGCTGTTTTCCCCTGAGTGTGGGAAACCGCAAGCGGAAACTGCATGCCGACAGCCATGCAGAGAGGGAGGAGCGTTATGACTGTGGCAATCAAGGTGATGCCGAGGGGTATTGTTTCTCCGAATCCTATTGAGAAACAAGGTCGGATTAAACTTATAAACAGAACTGTTAACTGCACAAAAAGTGCAACTGCAAAAAATGAAAGGGCAAAACCCTGTATGGATTTAAGCCTGCGGCCCGCATAGCTTCCTATGCCTGTAATAATTAACCATACGGACAGCGTTATCCCGATATCAAGTTCATTGCCGGAGAACACAGAAAGTAGCTGTCTCAGTGCAGTTATCTGCATGAGTATTGAGGTTAAGCCTATTGTGAAAATGGCAACGGCCTGCATTTTTAAACAGCCTCCCCTTTGTCAATTATAATTCGCCATCAGAAAAATGGGAATAGCTGTTTTGGCAGAAGATTTTGTAGATGCCTGTACCTGGTGTCTATCCAGCAGGGACGAATACCTTCATAATTTCAGGAAAACAGTAAAGATTCTTTAATATCATGCTGCAAATTTTGTGGTTTTTTCTCAGGACTACTGAATAGAAGGCAGCATGACTCTGATGTACTGCCCTGAAATTTCTCAGGCATTATTCCTGCTGACTAATGCATTGGGATAACAGTTGGTTGAGAAGGTATCTGTACCGGCTATTTGTGGAGAGGGGGGTAGTTTGAGAGCCGGATTTATATTGCTTCAATCCGGCCCGTAAAGCTTATGTCATATTGACAGTTTTACGTGACGCCATGGTTCAGCATTCTGCTACCGGCTTCACGTGCTTCATGTAATTAACTACCCCTTCAGGGTCGCATGTTATACACATGTCAATACCCTGGATAATCTGCATGTCCTGGCATAGGATATATGCTTTTTTTAATTCAGTATCAGTGAGGTTTTTTATCACAAACGATTTGGGTCTCAGGTAGACCTTACCGCAATTCATGCAAATCCAGATAAAATTATACTTTGCGGCCTCAAGGCAGTTTTCGCATACATAAATCTTAACGCCGGGTGTAGCTTCAATATGGGTAGAGGTATATTCGTGCCTGCATATATTGCACCGTTCTAATTTATTGTTAATCTCAAGCATCTTAATCCTCCTTTTCCCTTTGGTTATTCTTTAGCTATCCACCTTTTTGCAGCTATCCACCTTTTTTGCCTTTTTTATACCCTACTTATCCATATGCAATTTATGTGCCATTTATAACCTTATTATATGACTTAATAAATTATACCCCGTAACACCTTAGTTTTAGAGGTAAAATTACCAAAAATCTGGAAAGTTATAAATATATTAGATTGTTTTTTGCCTTAGTTAGTGTGACAAAAAGCGACATGTTGCGTTATATTACACTATATGTTGAGAAATTTTACACACTTTATTCTTTTCTGTTTAGACTGTTATTATTAACTTAAAGTGCGTTAAAATAGCCCGCAAACTTTATGGATAAGAAACTAAAAATATTTTTCTCAGGAATCGCCGGCAGCGGTGTATCAGCAATAGCCGGTTTTATGGCTAAAAAGGGTAATATCATCGCAGGCTCAGACAGGGCGTTTGACCTGCATCCGGAGCACCCGCTTAAAAGCATATTTCTCTCCATGGGCATTGATATTGTGCCTCAGGACGGCAGCGGCATAGATAACACGTTTGATTTTGCAGTTTTCAGCACTGCTGTAGAATCTGACCGCCCGGATGCCATAAGGGCAAAGGCAAGCGGGATACCCGTAAAAATGCGCCCTGAGTATCTTGCAGAAATAACTGAGTCCTTCAATACAATTGCCGTCTCAGGAACGAGCGGAAAATCTACTGCCTCCGGACTGCTTGCATTTTTGATGAGCAGGCTCGGCATGGAGCCCAATTTTGCCGGCGGCGGCAGGGTCAAACAATTCAAGTCATTTTCAAACCCGGGGAATTTCCTTGCAGGTAATTCCGAGTATCTTGTTATTGAGGCCTGTGAATCAGATGGGACTATTATAAATTACAAGCCCCATCATTCAATTATTTTAAACATTGGCCTGGACCATCACCCGGTTATAAAGACCTCAGAGATGTTTGAGACGCTCATGAAAAACACGCTGGAAAAGATTGTGGTGAATGCAGATGATGGAAATCTGATGAGGATAACGGACAAGAATACAGTCACTTTTTCTATTGACAACCCTTCACATTACAGGACAGAGGCGGTTACATTTAAGCCGTTCAGTACGGATTTTTTGCTTAACGGCAGGGAGTTTAGGCTATCGCTTCCAGGCAAATATAATCTCTATAATGCCCTTTCGTGTATTGCAGTGCTTTCAGAGTTAGGAATTTCATTGGATGCAGTTGCAAGGCTTTTGCCTGAGTTTCAGGGGATTGACAGGCGGTTTGATGTGAAACTCAATAACGGAGATAGGCTTGTAATTGATGACTATGCCCACAATCCGCATAAGATAGCGTCTCTTATGGACACAGTTAAGCAATTGAGTGAAAGTATCTGTTATATTTTTCAGCCTCACGGGTTTGCGCCAACGAGGATGATGAAAAAAGAATATATAGATGTTTTTGCAAAGAATCTCCGCGGCTCCGACCGCCTCATTCTTCTTCCTATCTATTATGCCGGAGGCACTGCAAGTAAAGACATATCAAGCCAGGACCTTGCAGACGGCATAAGGAGACAGGGCAGGTCTGCGGAAGTTGCTGAAGACAGGAGGGATGTTTTAAAGGGACTTCAGCAATACCGTACA
The window above is part of the Nitrospirota bacterium genome. Proteins encoded here:
- a CDS encoding addiction module protein; translated protein: MSPTKEIISKALHLKPAEKSIVIEALMKSLDVPDPEIEKIWAEEAEKRLKAYKAGKLKTVSFNDMFAKK
- a CDS encoding AbrB/MazE/SpoVT family DNA-binding domain-containing protein; translation: MQTVRLSSKNQIVIPKEAREAMKLKGQDELLVIVKGDVTIIMPKPKSYRKDLSGAGKGIYAKAYLHKERKSW
- a CDS encoding 4Fe-4S binding protein codes for the protein MKKIRIILLLTAIVSLILGYLLHPEEFIDERKFLKDIAPDITFAEKGGAPPHYFSDEGIAAFNTYDIMPSIRGYAGPIKTLISLNREGKITGIKIIGHSETKNYVHYMESPQYLNRFIGKSISDPFEIDKDIDGISRATVSVTALAKSIKNSSRIIALNVYGLTAGAEEAVMTTDINWIWYLLLFLASLTFYFAARRSKKFLKSRDITLLAGIIIIGLYLSSPFSILHVFNLLLLRHSSAIIWYVTAGSTILSIIIAGRFYCGWLCPFGALCEFAGRLPFKKWEVPKETDDKWRRLKYVLLGVIIAIVFISKRIDYGNYETYVTLFSFSGNVFTWTLVAVSLIANLKVERFWCRYLCPVAAFTGLFSRKADGYPSRHDCPMGNKPSPHISECIRCNRCYKGSE